TCATGTGTTCCATGAATCGGGCcacatttaatcaattaacctcCTTAAGAGGTTCTGTATGGAATGGTCACAAGATTTGATCTGTAACCCGTAATACTAGTGTCGAGTTGAAGTAAAAAGTTACTCTTAAGTTTAAAAGGGATGCTAAGGGAAGATCTAAACCGTTGGGAAAGGTTCAAAAAAACCAGTGTACTAACTTCTACAAATGATGAGGAAATAGAAATAGGGTCAATTACTATGAAGAGGCATTTAGAGGCTTTAACATCCATCGAGATATCGAAGGAGGTTATTAACCAGCCCTATGAGTCATTGGGGATGATTTGGAACCATTGAAAACATTATTCTTGGGCTTAAAATTAGCCATTAGATAACCATTGGAAAACTATGGTACAAATACATAACTACACGAGGAAGGTATCATACCTTGCCCTCGTGAAGAGTTTTTTTGCAACCAACTTGTAATGTATTGATACCTATTGACTACTAAAatgcttttaaatatttttaaaatttaaaaacactttagtgttaacttaaaaacattttgaacattataaatcacatataaaacatGTTGTTGAGCTTTTTGCAAGTCTAGAGAATGTTTAAACTCTAAATAACTTAGTGATGAAATTTATCTTAGATAATGAATTTCAACAATACACTCCTACACAGACGCTTAGAGAAAGGAGTCATATAAAGCTACCACTCGGATTTGAACATACCTCCTTGTCAACATATGTTTGTAAGCTTAACAAGGTGATCTATGGCCTCGCATAGGCTTAACAAGCCTGATATGGGTTCTCTGTTTATTTTCGTGTTTATCTGAATGACATAATTGTTATTGGTAGTAACATAAATGGCATTCATCATATTATCTGTAGTTTTTGTAGTAGATTCTCTCTTAAAAGTCATTGGTGAACTTCATTGGTTTGTTGGTGTTGAGGTGATTCCATACACAAGAGGTCTTTACCCATCTCAAcacaaatatattattgaatttctGCACGAGGTCAATATGCACAATAGAAAAGGGGTACATAATCCTTTGAGTTCTATTCCAGCTTAAGCTTTGAGTGTCCATCCTAATGATCCTACTGTTGATGGATCTTACTATCGAAAGATTATCAGAAAACTTCAATATTTGGCTTTCACACAACCTATCATTGCCTTATCTGTCAAGAaactttgaatttatcaaactGACGTAGAGGATTTGGCTTAAAATcacatagaaaaaaaattgaatctaGAAAAAACTTGGTAATGCcctaattattcaaaaataataataataaacaaaaatatctaCTACTTTCTTTTTCAGGGTATAAAACCAAAATGAAGAACAAACTTCAAGCTCTCACTTCACGAAAAGCAAAATGATGTAATTTAACAATGACTCTCTTCCTAGTTCCTACCACTCTGcaaggtttaaaaaaaaaaagagcctATGTGCCCATATCAGAATATATACATTTGCAGGGCCATTTACCAATTTTCTGTTGTGATGGGAGATGGAGATGAACTAGTCTGATTGAATTTTCTTCTGGGACAATCTTCTTCTTGTGTCCATGATAGCTTCATGTCTTTTCTTGGATATGTCTTTCATTGCCTCCTGATACTGCAGCTCAATCATTTCCAGCTCCATTCTTAACtcctcatcttcatcttcatcacaAGGAGACGAAGATACTGGATTCATAAGCTTAGTCTGAGCATCAACCGATAATTCTGCTCCAGTTACACATCCATCACTGCCCACAGGCCCTAATTCAGCAGACATTATAGATGGAATGGAGCTAAGTTTATCGTTCAAATCATTAGAGTTTGCAGAACCTAATGACATCTCGGAACCAGAATTTTCTCCCATCATATTGGCGTGAGACATTTTTCCATTATATTTCACATAACAAGAACCTGGCCTTGTTGATTCGTCAGATGCTCCTAAAGTGATGGCATCATGGTCTTGCAGAGAGCACAGATTATCTCTTGAAGACTGTTTTCTAGGAGGAACCAGATGATCAATGGTGACACAAGGTTTCCAAGTGGGGATGAGATTCAGTAATAACAGATCAATCAATTCTGCTATGAACGCATCATTTTGATCAGATAATTCCAGTTGCTCTACCATTTCGCTTGAAACTGAGAGGGCAGTATCACTATcaaggaagaagagaaaatgaatatttcTCACACGTCCTGCATAtaagaaacaaattaaaatgtatttaatgtACAAGTACGAGTTTAGAGATAGTATGCGAGAGCGGAGATGATTAAACTATTCTTTACCATTCTTATCAGCTATTCGAAGTATTAATGATACAGAGTTTTCATCATTTGCCTCTCCTTTCAACAAGAAAATGTTGCCTTTGTTTGACCTTCGGACCTCAATGCCCGTGGAATTATCGAGAAATTTGATAACAGGCAGCTCACTATCACTGTTAAGATCCGCAGAGGATGGTCTATTCTTTGTGGAAGCAGGTACTTCTGACACGAGGCAGCGATCTCCAAAAGCTCCCATTTTGGGCATAACAATATCAGGGAGTGACAAAGGATGATTCTTTGCTGATGCATTTGCCTGAAGAAAGGGGTCCATTAAAAGCTCCTTCGCCGATAATCTTTGAGGCACTGGAACTAAACACTTCTCAATAAATAGTTTCATCTCTTGATCCTTAACCTTAGAAAGGGCAGCAGGCTTTATTCCCTACAAAGTTGGAAGCACTAAGTATTTGGAAATGCAGGGTTGACCGGTATTTACAAGGTAAAGTAAACAAAGAACTTACAGATGAAACCTTTTTATAGATCTGAGCTGAGTTTCTACACTCACTGTAAGGATATTCAAAAGTCACCATCTCCAGCATGCACATTCCAAAGGAATAAATATCAACCAACTCATTGTAACTCTCGTCATACAGCTCAGGCGCCATAAACTCAGGGGTTCCTATCCCATAAAGAGTCAGGGATTCTTTTACATGTGCAAACTCTAGAAAATGTGGATACCATACAATGAACATACAGAAGTAAAGAAACTGAGGCAATTTGAAAATATACCTATAACACTTTTAGCATTAGATTGCTCCAAAACAGTAGCCAACCCAAGGTCACCAATTTTAACTTCACCTtggttgccattgatgaatatgttaTCACACTTCAAATCTCTATGTATAATTGGCGGGTCATGACTATGCAGGTATATTAAACCAGCTAAAACCTGTCTTGCCCAACTCTTCACTGCTTTCATATCAACCTTCTTGTGTTTCTTACGATACCtaaatcacatatcacacaTACTCACCACAAGgttaatttcatcataaaacAAATGGTGGAACTTCAGTGGGGATATGACAAGAGTAAACTTACTGCCTGAGACTTCCTGAGGTGAACAACTCAGTTATAATATTGACTGTCTTCTTTTTATCATCAATCCAAGAATTGTAAAACCGCACAATATTACTATGTTTCAACGATTTCAAGAGTCGCACTTCAGAATACAGTCTCTCCAAGTCTTCTGGCTTCTGTAGGACCTCATCAATCCGAACTTGGCTCCATGCAACTTCAATGCCATTAGCTTCATCAAATGCCTTGTAACTGGTTGATcataaaattaaggaaaatgatACCAATAAAAGATAAATCTAACTGAAAAATGATTTGTTGTTTCTGCTTATAGCATTGTTTTATCaccaaattcattaaacaataCAAACAGGCATGCTTGTGGAAACAAAGTAATAATAGCCCGAGTCCCATAGATTCAGGCAAAAGGATACACTGTCTTGAAGGCACCTTTCCCGAGCACTTCATTATACTGTTAGAAAATATATCGGTCAACAAGGTGAAACAATAGTGGCCAAGTGCAGAATATTTAGTTCAGTTATAAGAAAGAATGCaggataattaaataattaaaatataataaaaattcaaatctcGAAAACAGCAGAAAACCAAATGAATGAACTACAATAACCTAAGATTTCTAGTTGAAATGAATATTCACCTCctcttttaaacaaaaaaaaccaagtaagctacaaaaacattaatatcTCTCAGTTTCAACTGCTCCCACAACAACAGGATAGaagttgataaaaatttaaaataaactgatcaaacaaatacTACTTACCCTTATGTACCGCGAAGTGGGATCGATCTCAAGAATATCAGGATCAGGGGGCTCTGCATGTGCACCACCATCTCCTGCACTTCCTGCTCCTACCATATCTAAGTATAAAATTGCAAACCCTGAATAGCAAAAATCACcccaaagaaaaacaaaacgcAAATCCAAATCAATAACTAGGATCACTTCAACATTACCAAAATTGATCCATCAGATTAAATcctagatttatttagctaccATTATATCCTGCAAAACTACATAAAAATTAACAAGCAGAGCTATACATGAAATATAGTACACCAAAagttacaaaaaattaaaaacttgaattcAACCCTGATTCCAGATCAGTTTAAACACAATGTCCGATTGCAATCTTCAAACAACAACCTCGAATGAAAGAAATAACTAAAATCTAAGAAGAAATTCTCAAGGTTCTTTTAGTTTGTAAATTTTGCTATACATGTATGTGTTCTATTTGCGCTGCTTctcaaaaattgcaaaaaatttaaagcataccctcaatccaaaaaaaaaaaaaaacacataatatAATACCCATTCTtacgtaattgttttctattaaagtaaaattatgtattttgtttttcatgcaCTATTTTACTTTTCGATAAAGGAACCAAAATAGCCATATCAGAATtaaataaagcataaaaattgGCTAACCCAATCGCCCAAAATTAAgcaaaaattacatataaataataaattaaatttctaactacctgggaaaaaaaaaaagaaaaagaagagttcAATTTTTGAGCTTTTTCTCCGCAATGCAAAaccaaaaaaggaagaaaaattacgagagagagaaaagaaaccTAACCCTAATGAAGGGAAATTGGGAGAAAATAAGAGATGGAAACAAAGATGTCTTTTTTGATAGTTGAATTGAAAGCAATctctcaattattattattattattatttttattttctctctaaaaACCAGCAGGAGCTTGCcagctgaaaaataaaagaaactatcTCTATTTATACTTATCTATTATCCTTtatatttttccctttcttttcttttaatagcTTTCCTATCGTCACTCACCTGTGTGGCAAAATTTGTCCCCTATTCTTTTTAGGATTAATTTATTAGTCGGTACTTAAGTTagtttcaatgttcaatttggtactaaAGTTAACATTAAAGTCAAACTTAGATATAAAATTGGGATACTAAAaatcaagtaccaaattaaacattaaaattaaactcaaatactaaatagtatattaactcttttttttcaagTGCTAAAGTAatgtttttaaagataaaaattactacaagtgttataaaaatatgttatgaaataaataataaaaagaataaaagaacaaagaaattgGGAGAGTAAAAGAACTACGATATGTTATTGATCAATCGGGATGTATACAATGCTTCTTCAAAgtatatatttttgatataagACGAATAAATGAGATAAAACTCTACTTGATTAATATTGAGTCCTAAAGCATATCAAGCTTATCTTGATTTTTTTGGACAttcacttaataataaaaatttatagcaCTCTCTCTTATATGTCTATTAGTAGATAATACgtctcgttaaaaccttactaagataaaaactCTAGAAAAAGATTTttagtgaaggaaaaagagtacacatatctataatatgCATAACATGTTGTCTCATTAAAAATCTTGCCAGGAAAACCTAGTGAAACTAAAACATtggttaagggaaaaagagtataGCGTGTATTTACTCCCCTCATTACAACATCACATAATATCACATATTCTATGtatttcaatcttgaatactagcttTTCAAACGATCACTTGAATAAACTTGATaaacatttatatcatcaatctTCTGAATATCTTGAGTGAggaaattttggggaaatttattttgatctcTTTAAGAGTtccaacaataatcataacaaaatttaataatgatccttctataaaaatacatataggtattttggattattttataatcttccttcaactactattcactaagtcaaatttaccacatatgttcaaattatttgaattcatataaaTGTTTACATGAATATATTGAACAATTTCCTTGGAATTTTTatatgcttctagcattctaaattcttcaatgattttaatataaacttcacTATATAGTGATTgctgacaccatttttttgataaaacggggtcgacttggattttgaaaaaaaaatgaatatgggagtcgccaccaatattttttaatgagatgtgatcgggtcacctcaaaaagtgattgtttttaacaaatgatttggttttattaaaacaaagattttggtccacaaattcagaaaaacaggttcgggagtcggttacgtacaaggaaggattagcaccctcgtaacgcctagaattggtacctaattgattatttagtgtcttagtgtccaGAATTagaaactttaaagagatttaaaatacgattctttattgaaatgaaacttgtaaaaatcaaattacatgttaaaaccatctcatttcggagagagaaaatgccatatccaatgagttagggcatgatatttcacctcctcaaaaatgagcttgtccaaaaaactcgagcaataaaattcaaaaggatattcaattgtttaagtcagatgaagaaatcacaatccaatacgttagagcacaatttctcaaaattctaaacattgaatcttgcctttattattttttagaaaaatcaacatctcgagaaaacatatcatatccaatacgttagggcacaacgtATCAAATTCCCGATATGTgaataaatgccaaaaaaatatttatttaaaagatatttaactatctaggatttaaaaaagaaatcatgcccagtaagttaggacacgatcttttcttaattcccgagatcatttaaaacttgagaaaaagattcgtgtatttaaatttattgtgaaGATTGAAACACCGTAAGTTAGAatacgaccttctcgaatctaaacacgagattttgcttattcaaaaaatcataatttatgcattgaataaaattacgaaatagtagaaataaaacACGGTGTCAATATGCGtacaaaataatattgaatacaatggtataaaaataatacaagcgagagcaacaaaaataagataaataaaaggacaattcaataacatacaaaataacaagtatataacaaaatgaaattaaaacattcttttaaaataataatgaaaacgtaaataaataaataaataaatagagaaaatgaataaaattataaaaatataaaaagatatatgagtatattaaaattataaagtataaagaaaatatatgtggatatatatatgtatacgaACTGTAAAATATACGAAAAATATGTATCATacgaattataaaatataaaaactatatgtaaaaaaagggtatgttttaaaatataaagaatatatataggtatatatatatttatggaaGTTACAAATGTATGTAGATACATGGGtgtgtataaattataaattatataaagaaatataagcatgcatatatacatatatataaataaattataaaaatatgtacacgtatatgtatatatatatattataaaatgtatgtatgaatatataaattataaagtatataaaaataagtaagtatattataaaatataaaattataataatatgaataaaaacCCAAAGTGATAATATATAGTAAGATAAGAAAATATGACTGAATATACCACTAaagtaatagtaataaaatagttaattaattagttaattaaaaaaaaacaaatgtttttagaaaaagaaaagactaaaTCGCAATCAAATCTgaattaacaagaaaataatagaattataaACAAAACGAGGGGTTTAAAGTGAAATATGCGGATTATATGGGGGCATATTGGAAATATTTCCTCGCCCCCGAAACGCTGCGTATTGTTCAGGACCTAagtgaaacaaaacagaaatgTATgctgaaattcaaaataaacaaaagctGATTTgaaaaacactataaaacaaaaggtATCAAACGCGGAAATTTCCCACGCGCTATAAAACGCGCGGGTCTTCGGTGCCGTCGGGTCGGGTCATGGGTCAACgttgaaacgacgccgttctgGCGCCTGAATCTTaggcccaaaacgacgtcgtatgAGCACTGATAtaaatgacaaaattttaacctaaaaatcattttcagcCGCCCTCcccttttttaaatttcttcctTCCATTTTTCCTCTGGGTTTCAGACCCTAGTGCGGCCGGCTCCGGCATGTTGCCATCATAGCACCGCCGTGAGCGGCGGTCGGAGCCACACGAAATCTACCCCCTTTTTAatcgtttaaaaaaaaattagaaggtCAAGCCTCCTAGGCCTCAACGgccgaaagaaaagaaaacttcacGCCCTCACGCGACCCAACCTCAGCAACGAGGAAGAGGATTCCGGCGACGAGACCCACGGGCGAACCTAGGTGCCTTTCctctccctttttattttttgtatttaaaaacaaaacaaaaaataaaaaaaacaacacaatcacaaaaataaaaaaaaaatggaatcaCCTCAAAgtttttttcgtttttattttcggAATCTTTCGATACCAAAACCCCccttttacatagaaatttagcAATGTTTTTATAGCCCCTCTCGTTCACTATTTGCTACTGTTTCTATTGTTTCTTGCTGCTATCTTTTACTTGCTTGCAGGCGTTGATGGAGGGGAGCAGGTGGCTCCTTACTTCTTTGGTGAAATGACAGCAGCAATGGGCGGCGCGATCGAGGGTGGTAGCCGATGGGTGCGGCGCACATGGGgtgttagggttagggtttttttgttttactgAAAATATCTTATGGTTTTGGGCCTGTCGGCTGTCGGGCCCTGGGTAACGGGTTTgtaatttaggttttaatttaGGCTGGGGgtgataaaattttttattgggCCCAGTGTGAGatctaaacttttattttttctcaacaatatttccaagtagcttactttgagcatcaatcaTTATTCATCACTTAACCATTTTGAACATATGATATACTGTTGTAAAAGTCTCatggaataaaatataaaaccataattttatgattcaactttTCATCTTTATctattgagaatatgcctcaaagcttccataaaatgtaatttttccatcAGAAACTTCTTGCAAATCTCACATATTTATATCTAATATTTGGA
The sequence above is a segment of the Gossypium raimondii isolate GPD5lz chromosome 4, ASM2569854v1, whole genome shotgun sequence genome. Coding sequences within it:
- the LOC105780456 gene encoding probable serine/threonine-protein kinase WNK7, with the protein product MVGAGSAGDGGAHAEPPDPDILEIDPTSRYIRYNEVLGKGAFKTVYKAFDEANGIEVAWSQVRIDEVLQKPEDLERLYSEVRLLKSLKHSNIVRFYNSWIDDKKKTVNIITELFTSGSLRQYRKKHKKVDMKAVKSWARQVLAGLIYLHSHDPPIIHRDLKCDNIFINGNQGEVKIGDLGLATVLEQSNAKSVIGTPEFMAPELYDESYNELVDIYSFGMCMLEMVTFEYPYSECRNSAQIYKKVSSGIKPAALSKVKDQEMKLFIEKCLVPVPQRLSAKELLMDPFLQANASAKNHPLSLPDIVMPKMGAFGDRCLVSEVPASTKNRPSSADLNSDSELPVIKFLDNSTGIEVRRSNKGNIFLLKGEANDENSVSLILRIADKNGRVRNIHFLFFLDSDTALSVSSEMVEQLELSDQNDAFIAELIDLLLLNLIPTWKPCVTIDHLVPPRKQSSRDNLCSLQDHDAITLGASDESTRPGSCYVKYNGKMSHANMMGENSGSEMSLGSANSNDLNDKLSSIPSIMSAELGPVGSDGCVTGAELSVDAQTKLMNPVSSSPCDEDEDEELRMELEMIELQYQEAMKDISKKRHEAIMDTRRRLSQKKIQSD